A single Nerophis ophidion isolate RoL-2023_Sa linkage group LG26, RoL_Noph_v1.0, whole genome shotgun sequence DNA region contains:
- the LOC133543974 gene encoding deoxyhypusine hydroxylase-like: protein MASQEQLAAVGKVLLDPSLDLTQRFRALFTLKNLGGAEAVEWISKAFTDDSALLKHELAYCLGQMQDSAAIPALSAVLQDARQEPMVRHEAGEALGAIGDPSVLDLLKTYSQDPVVEVAETCQLAVRRVEWLQSGGEKQLQDGRTDQNPFCSVDPAPPAPRKSVPELRRALLDESLPLFERYRAMFALRNLGSEEAVLALGDGLQCSSALFRHEIGYVLGQMQHPAAVPALRAALECGGENPMVRHEAAEALGSIGEEECLAVLQRYRGDSERVVKESCEVALDMLEYENSEQFQYADSLTRLQG from the exons ATGGCCAGTCAGGAGCAGCTGGCAGCGGTGGGCAAGGTCTTGCTGGACCCGAGTCTGGACCTGACCCAACGATTCAGGGCTTTGTTTACCCTCAAGAACTTGGGAG GCGCTGAAGCCGTGGAGTGGATCAGCAAAGCCTTCACGGACGACTCTGCTCTGCTGAAGCACGAGCTGGCCTACTGTCTGGGCCAGATGCAGGACTCAGCGGCCATACCCGCCCTGAGCGCCGTGCTGCAGGACGCCCGGCAGGAGCCCATGGTGCGGCACGAAGCAG GCGAGGCTCTGGGGGCCATCGGGGATCCTTCCGTTCTGGACCTGCTGAAGACCTACAGCCAGGACCCCGTGGTCGAG GTGGCGGAGACGTGTCAGCTGGCCGTCCGGCGCGTGGAGTGGCTGCAGAGCGGGGGAGAGAAACAGCTGCAGGACGGCCGCACGGACCAGAACCCTTTCTGCTCGGTGGACCCCGCCCCTCCCGCCCCCAGGAAGAGCGTGCCCGAGCTGCGCCGCGCCCTGTTGGACGAGAGCCTGCCCCTCTTTGAACGCTACCGCGCCATGTTTGCGCTTCGCAACCTGGGCAGCGAGGAGGCAGTGCTTGCCTTGGGAGATG GCCTGCAGTGTTCCAGCGCGCTCTTCCGCCATGAGATCGGCTACGTGCTGGGCCAGATGCAGCACCCGGCGGCGGTCCCGGCTCTCCGCGCCGCCCTGGAGTGCGGCGGCGAGAACCCCATGGTGCGTCACGAGGCCGCCGAGGCCCTGGGCTCCATCGGCGAGGAGGAGTGTCTGGCCGTGCTGCAGCGTTACCGTGGCGACAGCGAGCGCGTGGTCAAGGAGAGCTGCGAGGTGGCTTTGGACATGCTGGAGTACGAAAACAGCGAGCAGTTCCAGTATGCAGACTCACTGACACGCCTACAAGGTTAA